In the Parasteatoda tepidariorum isolate YZ-2023 chromosome 3, CAS_Ptep_4.0, whole genome shotgun sequence genome, one interval contains:
- the LOC139425318 gene encoding uncharacterized protein produces MRLIILLLFLSYVEGLCIQAVKIQENCSNSEKRIRKKRALDESDVINRFEMERVSPLYDIIRQFPPFEDDWIPPAFTNLPSLFTNIPSPPTILPLDIPPTFKIDVTKDGHHVVSESGRRNGPNSALNWWYAVNSYSNVSEYNYTNNYRYPKPIISHRIELKTQSPRKSDEDHVFNKVLGSSTGHGSSIDEVFLKLETTPRMISTTAPAPVTQKPNITTRYILLQSGRIVQINVTSVSAPLKQTSTNGRNPNLPPVFFGSRIRNKNSSTTIGPKVQNRADNSPITNLNRELVNRNQQSELNKNRAEKLTVSQKFQTRVDNSQNANLNRELVNQKQLPNLNKNRAEKLIEVTIKQPEALTKEHAPMRETTTASTFKNAIKPDITKSTTPLKTMALTTKIPSTSRPIDVRTIFLAPASTIPTTTDRTIVSTKSIATTTTRALVSARTVPVTTISAIVSTRPIPTITAREVTPIKTVATTAKSSIISSTIAPYATKSTTLSVLTGRRETLPPKNIIETIFNVLQPGTSKFPFLVVNFDPAKVNSPVTKSFSAELKEAPASSTFAGVNIFPTAPRETTAKSTFYSVPRETPARNYLHATPFQRKDDKAKYFTSKIEYEKEDSNKPKILQYSFTTPIKKPNVLQTQKIPSKVPTSSIIESTSGNQNSGK; encoded by the coding sequence AGGCTGATTatccttcttttatttctatcatACGTCGAAGGGTTATGCATTCAAGCCGtgaaaatacaagaaaactGCTCAAATTCGGAAAAAAGGATACGAAAAAAGAGAGCATTAGATGAATCAGATGTTATTAATCGCTTCGAAATGGAAAGAGTATCTCCTCTTTATGATATCATTAGACAATTTCCTCCATTTGAAGATGATTGGATACCACCCGCCTTTACTAATTTGCCATCACTGTTCACAAACATCCCATCACCTCCAACAATACTTCCACTGGATATTCCACCTACATTCAAAATTGATGTAACCAAAGATGGACATCATGTGGTCAGCGAAAGTGGGAGACGAAATGGTCCCAACTCAGCTTTGAACTGGTGGTATGCAGTAAATTCGTATTCAAACGTGAGTGAGTACAACTATACAAATAACTACAGGTACCCCAAACCTATTATCAGCCATCGAATTGAGCTTAAAACGCAGTCTCCTCGAAAGTCAGATGAAGACCACGTGTTTAACAAAGTGCTAGGTTCAAGCACTGGCCACGGAAGTTCCATAGATGAAGTGTTCCTGAAATTAGAAACCACGCCAAGAATGATTTCTACTACAGCGCCAGCTCCTGTTACTCAGAAACCAAACATAACTACACGATATATTCTGTTGCAATCCGGAAGGATTGTTCAGATCAATGTTACTTCTGTTTCTGCTCCTCTCAAACAAACTTCTACAAATGGTAGAAACCCCAATTTACCACCAGTCTTTTTTGGCAGTcggataagaaataaaaactcgtCTACAACTATAGGTCCTAAAGTTCAAAATAGAGCTGATAATAGCCCCATTACAAACCTAAATCGAGAATTAGTAAACCGAAATCAACAAtcagaattaaacaaaaatagagcAGAGAAACTAACTGTCAGTCAAAAATTCCAAACTCGAGTTGACAATAGTCAAAATGCAAACCTAAATCGAGAATTAGTAAACCAAAAACAGCTACCAAACCTTAATAAAAACAGAGCAGAGAAACTAATAGAAGTAACTATTAAACAGCCAGAAGCTCTAACTAAGGAGCATGCACCCATGCGAGAAACAACAACAGcatctacatttaaaaatgcaataaaaccAGACATAACAAAATCTACGACTCCATTAAAAACAATGGCTCTGACGACAAAAATCCCTTCTACAAGTAGGCCAATAGAcgtaagaactatatttttggCTCCAGCTTCAACAATACCCACCACTACTGATAGAACTATTGTCTCAACTAAATCGATAGCAACCACAACAACTAGAGCTTTGGTGTCAGCTAGGACAGTACCTGTCACTACGATTAGTGCTATAGTCTCAACAAGGCCAATACCTACTATCACAGCTAGAGAAGTGACTCCAATAAAAACAGTAGCGACTACAGCTAAAAGTAGTATAATCTCAAGTACAATAGCTCCTTATGCCACAAAAAGTACTACTTTGTCCGTTTTGACTGGTAGGAGAGAAACATTACCCCCTAAGAACATAatcgaaactatttttaatgtcttgCAACCAGGTACATCTAAATTCCCATTTCTTGTCGTCAACTTTGACCCGGCAAAAGTTAATTCACCAGTGACAAAAAGTTTTAGTGCTGAACTGAAAGAAGCACCCGCAAGTAGCACTTTCGCTGGTGTTAATATTTTCCCCACTGCACCTAGAGAAACAACTGCTAAAAGCACATTCTATTCCGTGCCTAGGGAAACACCTGCTAGAAACTATTTGCATGCTACACCATTTCAAAGAAAAGatgataaagcaaaatattttactagtaaGATAGAGTACGAAAAGGAAGATTCAAATAAACCTAAAATATTACAGTACAGCTTTACGACACCAATAAAGAAGCCAAATGTTTTGCAAACTCAAAAAATTCCATCAAAAGTTCCCACATCATCAATTATTGAATCTACGAGTGGAAATCAAAATAGCGGtaagtaa